The genomic stretch aaaaagaaaaaatcaaatttcCAAGCTGAAAGACATCTTTGAGATAATCTTATCCAGactcttcatttttacaaataagaaaactaactttAAAAAGTTGTCATTTGTCCAAGTTTACATAAGTACTAGGTAGCAAAGCAGAATTCCAATTCAGGTATTCCGAGTTGAATCAGAACTTTCCATACACAAAGATTAAACCATGggatgaggaagggaggagaagaaagggaacaaaggagaaaaatgtagGCTGACTGGAGTGTGGAGGAGGTATCAGAAAGTAGGGCTGCCCTTCTAGAAGCACCTTCAGGATCCTGTTGCTGAGATCCCAGGGTAAATAGCCAACCATGGCCAAAGCAACCCCAGCTTCTTTTAGGAGACCTGATCcaacaaatgaaaacaatcacTATTGACTTCACCCTCTGCTTTATCTCCTAAGTAATAATGACCATCCCAAGTACAATAGGTCTAGTTGCTAATCTCTGATCCCAACCCAAACTTGCTCTTGGGGTGTTCAGCTGGAGTGAGCTTTTAATGGCTTGGAGGAATGAAGTACTTTTATTTTGACATCTTGTTTATGAAGGAGGTATTGAGTTCCTGATTTAAAGGACTATACTCTCAGACAAGACTATGGAAGAATCTCCTTGAGCTCTGTTTGTGCAAAGATGGATGGGTCATAGCTGTTGTTCCTACCCCACAAGATAAATAGGACATTGAAACAAGGGAAAGAGCTAAGCATTCATATAGCCCCTACTATGCACCAGCACTGTTCCAagaactttttataaatattatctcatttgatcctcacaacaatcctgggaggtaggtgctattatttatcttgattttacagttgaggaaactgaggcatacagaggttaagtgatctgcccagattcactattattaatatctttctttctttctttctttctttgccgaggcagttggggttaagttacttgcccagggtcacacagctagtaagtgtgaagtgtctgaggccggatttgaactcaggtcctcctgaatccaggaccagtgctttatccactgtgtcacctagctgccccctactattattaatatctaaagctgcatttgaactcaggtcttcctgactctaggcccagagttcaatttatccactgcttcactaGCTGCCTCTGCTATACTGAAAGTTACTAGATGTCAAGGGTTACAGCATGTAGTCCTCTTGAAGTATGATAGAAATATAAATTCCAGTCTTTGGTGATGGGACctatgcaaagacatggaggtagaaaaggaaataaatgcagAATGATAAGTAGTCCAGTCTGGTATAAATGTAGAGTGAATAAAAGGTGCCagtcctgaaatcagaaaaactcattttcctaagctcaaatctggtctcagatacttactagcaatgtgaccctggacaagtcacttaaccctgcttacctcagtttcttcatctgtcaaatgagcaggagaaggaaacaacaaatggagtcatgaagagttcgacatgactgaaatgactgaacaataacaacaatattcagcaaagaagtaagaaagaaaatggcaaaccacttcaggatctttgccaagaaaactccaatgggtcatgaagagtcagacactactgaaatgactcaacaacaacaacagccctcagcaaagaaataaaacagaagaggCAACTAAGGGCCCACTTGTGCTTTAGTTGGCATGTCCTGTAGTTCAACATTTCTCCTTACAGTccaggaaggaaaagaagctcttttttttttttttttttgcggggcaatggggattaagtggcttgcccagggccacacagctagtaagtgtcaagtgtctgaggccagatttgaactcaggtactcctgaatccagggccagtgctttatccactgcaccacctagccgcccccaagaagCTCTTAAGAATGAAACTGAAGACACAAAAGAAATCATCccaatgaggaagaaagaggaaatagtctTAAGAAATTGACATAGTTATATGGAGAATTCAaaaaccaacttagatttttaaaatacatatacagCTAAGTCCTTAATAGTGTGAATAGTGAATCCCCCTGAAGGAGTATCATTATTCATATTCacattgcatatttccattgagCTGGAGCCAATAACCAGCTTtttcataattataactttgaatatggACTGAAGATGGAAATGAGGGCAGATAAcaaaagatgaatttttaaatatcacatgACCCTATGAAAATAGCATCAGGAATGTCAGGAATGAGATAAGGCTAGTGACAAAAACTAAGAGTCCCCAAAAGACTGGATTTTGTTTTAGTTGAATTGAAGAAAAAAGGGgtacaaagaagagataggacCACTATTCAGAAGAGATGTGACAGTGATCACTTACAACAGAAGGAAGATGGAGTTATTCAACTCTTATTTTGCTTTTAGattctctgccaaggaaaaggATCTTTTGGCTACAAAGGGCAGAATAAAAATAGGGAGTTGATACCCCAGATAAGTAAGAGTATAAAAAGCTGCCTTCTGTGAGATTAGATATCTGGCCCAGATAAACTACATCCTAGAATATTGGCAGAACTGGCAAATGTCATCCCTGTGCCACCAGCAATGATATATGACAGgctagggagaaggggagaggtaaaggaagaTCGAAGAAGGACAAATGTGCTGGTTTTCCCAAAAGGGAAGAAGCCACTgaacttgacttcaattcctggccAAATTCTAGAATGGCATACTTAAAGATAGTCACTGCAAACCTTGGGCATTCTTTTATCAAGTATGTATTCTTACATACTCAAAAAAGGCTCACCTGACTTCATCAAGAAGAAATTATTCCAAAAtggccctcctccctccctccctctcctctcctctcctctcctctcctctcctctcctctcctctcctctcctctcctctcctcttctcttcttttctcttctctctctctctctctctctctctctctctctctctctctctctctctctctctctctctctcatctttctcaATTGGTAGATCAGACAAATGCTGCATGTATAGATTTTtatcaaagcatttgacaaaatgtcTCATGCTAATTATTTgcacaagatggagagatgtatACTATATGATACAATTCAGTGAATTCAGAATTAATTGAAAGGTCAAACTCAAAGAGTATTCCTTAAGGGCTGGTGTTGGTTTAAAAGAGACCTCCAGTGCAGTGCTGCAGGGATCTAGCTATGCTTGGTCCTGTACCACGTAATAGTTTTCTCAGTGCTTTGGACAAAGGCATAGATGACATGCTTAGCAACTCTACAAAGCTAGGAGAGATACTAATGCACTGAATGGCAGTCAAGGTTCATAAActtcttgacaggctagaatacTGGcctaaataaaataagatgacaTTCATCAGGAATAATTTTGAGTTTTACACGTAGATTCAAAGGATCAACTTTACAAATTCATGATATGGGAGGAGTGACTAGACAGCTATTAATCTGAATAAGATCTGAAGGCTATAGGGAACTTCAGGTTCCCTAAAGTAGTCTACTGGTCTCCAGGAAAATTAATGCAATCTCAGTGTGAATTAGTAGAGGCATAATAAAAAAaggagtcagtcagtaaacacttgataagcacctactatgtgcagacactgtgctaagcactggtgagatatatacaaaaatagaaagacagcccctgccctcaaggagcttacaatctaatggtgaaagacaacatataaaatgaagctaataaagaggggagaggggagggggagataccCTGGTGTAGGGACATGATAGAATCCAGTCTGAAGTAATACAGCtgctgggaaatgaagagatggctaacCTAGGAGGCTTCTTTAGGTGGAAGATTGGGAGTTCTTCAATCTGTCCTTAATGTTCCAATCAGTGGAGCACTACTGAGTGTGTTGATATGATGTGAGGGCCAAAGCTGATGCAGTCTGACAAGATTATCAATTTCCTGGTGATGAGGTTTTCTGGGGCCATGATCCCCAGGTTGTTGTTTGGATCAACTGAGATCTTACGGTCataaatttagacctggaaggacactggggctcagaaaggttaagacaGCATATGTCAGAAGTAGACTTTAAACCCCAAAGCtgtcatgatcctatttggggttttctcagcaaagatactagagtgggtttgccatttccttctacagttcattttacagatgaggaaactgaggcaaacagggtgaattgacttgcccatagtcacacatagtaagtgtctgaggtcagatttgaactcaggaagatgagtttttcctgacttcagtcccagaactctaaccattgtgccaccctCTCTGACACTGTCCAGGCTtggatatttcattttatttctctgggtctccatctcttcatctgtaaatgaaataCTTGGGCTAGAAGATTCCTAAGATCTCATGCAGCTAAAATCCCATAGTCCtttgtaggaaaaaaaagttttaaagttaCAAATATAAAGctgagttgtgaaaagattcaaccattctggagaacaatttggaactatgcccaaagggctatagaactgtgcataccctttgatccagcaataccactgctaggtttatatcccaaagaaatcctaaaaaagagaaaaagaactatttgtacaaaaatatttatagcagatctttttgtggcggctaagaactggaaatcaaagggatgctcatcaattgaggtaTGGCTAAACAGTCTGTagtttatgatggtgatggaatattatcgtggtataagaaatgaaaaacaggatggtttcagaaaggcctggaaagacttatatgaactgatgtatagtgaagtgagcagaaccaatagaacaatgtgcacagagatagcaatattgcttgatgaagaactgtgaatgacttcactattttcagcaatacaatgaaccaagacaatcccaaaggtctaatgatgaaacataccatccacttccagagaagaactgatatcaattgaacacagactgaatcatgctatttttcactttccttcattttttttcttttattcaagttttcttgtacaaaatgtctaatatggtaatgtttgacataattacacatgtataacccacatctgattgcttaccacctcagggagggggaaggagaaggagaaaagaaggaataaaatttggaactcaaaattataagtaaaaatgttattattttaaaaaccaaggaaaacagttaactaaaatttaaagaacaaaaaacaaaacaaaacttccttACCTAAGATAGCCCTTGTGTATTTTTGTTACTCCATTTTACACTGGCCTAATTAGTTCAAAGAGGTGGACAGTATACAGGGTTTCCCAAAAGTCTAAAGTTTTGTTGACACACTATTTAAGAAAATGTGACTTGGTTTTAAGTTATATGTCACTTGGGGCCATCCATTCACTGGGGGGAGCAAACTATTCCAAGCCACCTGAAACTATCCTGTTGCTACCTTTTTCCAAACATGGATCATTTTTCCTCCTTACCTTTGCCCCTTGGGATTCAAGCCTTAGCTCAACTGTCCCCTCCTACATAAATAAGGCCCTTCCAGATAACCCCACCACCAACTTCAGAGTGTTCTCTGCCACTCCATCTGCAAAACATTTTGTGATTAGATTTTACATACTTCATATTTTACCTTTCTGTGTGGGTGGTATGTCCCAAGAGTAGATTACACACTCCAGAGGGCAAGACATCTTCCACTTTGGTCTATATCCCCAGCATCTTGCACGGTGCCTTATATGtagcaagcatttaaaaaatctttattgacATCAACTGGCATTCTGAGGTTTGTAGTTCAGAGGAATAagcattctcattcattctctctcgctctcactctgcTATGAGAAAGCATGCCAAACTATAGCAAACTATCCAGTAGGTGGACTTAAGGCACAGGTAGGAGTTTTAGAAAAGGTGCACACAGTCTGTGAGAGAAAGGAGTGAGAACTACAGGAAACAGTGGCAAGGAAGGATACTGTGTCCTTTCTGCAACCAAGACTCAAGAGATTAAGGAGAAAGGATCGCTGAGCTaccagagaggagggagagatctaAGTGGTCTGTAAGGTTCCTGCAGACCTCTTGGGACAAAGAAGTCAGGATGAGCTGCCATAATAATAATCGTCTCTTTAGGGTCTAAGGGAAGTGCCAAATGAGCAAGTCTACTCTTTTCCCAACCTCCTCTTCCATATCTGTCCAATAATGGGTGAggttatacagggtgggccaaaggtcacaaaggtgtctggtgttttaataactttttgaaaattattttttatttatttttcaccatttacaagattggattttttcacatgtaatgtaaattcatgtcctatgtatactgtatatgatgctatggtaatgtaaattaaaaacaaaaagtaaaggagttattaaatattcatgacttttggtctGCCCTTTATATTCTTCTCCTTTCATTTGCCTAATCATGTCCCGTATCCTGATtttgcatttatatgtgtgtgtgaacaagtatgtgtaatatgtatgtattttaaaccCAAAGTCAGTCATGAAGGCTTGTATTATATGCTTAgttgctttgccaagaaaaggggAATGGAGAAAGTTCTGTGGAAATATACAAAATTTATGTTAGAACATAGAGCTAAAGTTTTATCCAGATGTTAGGAATGCTCCTAACTGGGAACTCCGTGTTATCcagattttattaataattttccatCTGACATAAACTCCATAAAAATGCAGAGAAAGACACAATGTGGTCCTGAAGACCATTACATTTCCCCTAGACTAAAAcaagctttctatttttttaacaaGATGAAGCTTTCAAACGTCTAGagaaaaaggggtggggagggacaagggtgaggaaaagcaaggaaaaagTGCTAccctaaaccaaagcttcttaaactgtgggttgtgaccccatatagggtcatatgactaaatgggggggggggcatggaaaacatttggcaacagtaaaaggttatgtatacctagtttatatacctatatgcctggggtcacacaaaaatttctctggcaaaaaaggGTTGCAAGTAGAAAACATTTTAGAAGTCCTACCCTAAACCACCCCTGCCCTGTCCAGGGAGGAGATAGGTGGGGCCAGGGAAGGATTCAGCTCTGCTCCTTTCCAAAATGGAAGAGGGAGTAGAAAGGATGAGTATTGGGTGGCCAATACTGCCCTCCAGAGCCACTTtcactggatggatggatggatggatggatggatggatggatggatggatggatggatggatggatggatggatggatggatggatgaatgaatgaatgaatgaatgtatgaatgaatgaatgaatgaatggagtcaCAATCATCTTTTCCACCTCTATATACTAGTGTCTTGGCAGAATATTACCCTTAGTTCCTCTCCTCTGGTCACTGGTTCTCCCATGTCAATTTCCTCTGGTTTCATCATTTTATAAGTGTCAACAAAAATCATTCTCTCTCATTCCTACTCTTATGCAATTAATCCTCCAGCTGGCTTTCCTAACCTTTGCTCCAACAAATTGTAATGCCTTTCATCAGCCTTCCACTTTATCTTCATCCTTTCCTGGCACTGAGTTATTTGAAGTTCCCTGTAGGAAAGTCTCATATAACCCTATTTACATAGCATAGAGACTAACTCCTTACAAACGTTCAGGGCACTTGTCAATGGCCATGGTGATATTAAAAGCCCAGAATGATGATGCCAAAGAGGAGATGGATCTCAATTGGTACACTCAGTGACTATGGAAAACTTAAGATAACTTAAGCCTACTAAGAGTTTTCTTCAAGGCCTCCTTCACCTCCTTGTTCCTCAGGCTGTAGATGAGAGGGTTCAGCATGGGGATCACTGTGGTGTAGAACACAGACACCACCTTGCCCTCCTCTATGGTTTTTTCTGACTTGTTGCGTACATACATGAATGCAAGGGTCCCAAAGAAAAGCCCAACAGCAGACATGTGGGAGGCACAAGTGGAAAAGGTCTTGGCCCTCCCACCAGCAGAGCGGATCTTCAGGATGGCCCTGATGATAAACAGATAGGACACTAGGATCATAGTCAGGCTCACAAAGATCACGAAACAAGCAAATATCAGAATTAGGAGTTCTTGTAGGAAAGTGTCCTCACAGGACAGCTTCAGCAGGGGCGGGAGGTCACAGAAAACAAAGTCCATCTGGTTGTCTCCACAGAAGGAGAGTGAGAACGTGCAGCCAGTCCTTAGCACAGCATTAGCCAAGCCTCCAAGGTAAGCCCCAGTCAACAACTTCAGCCTTTTCTTGGGCGTCATGATGGTGACATAGAGCAGAGGCTGACACACAGCCACATAGCGGTCATATGCCATGAGAGCCAGGAGGCAACAATCAGCGGAGGCAAAGAAAGTGAATATGAAAAATTGGGCAGCGCATTGCTCATAAGAGACCACAACTCTCCCAGAGGCTAAGATCACCAGGAGCTGAGGTAACACCGTTGTAGAGATGCCGACATCAAGGAAAGACAGCTGTCTGAGCAGAAAGTACATGGGTGTGTGGAGAACAGAATTAGTACAGATCAGGGTGATCATGCCCAGGTTACCCATTAGCATCATGAGGTAGAAAGCCAGAAACAC from Dromiciops gliroides isolate mDroGli1 chromosome 6, mDroGli1.pri, whole genome shotgun sequence encodes the following:
- the LOC122732487 gene encoding olfactory receptor 9Q1-like, coding for MATRNGTIVKEFILLGFTSHPELESLLLIVFLAFYLMMLMGNLGMITLICTNSVLHTPMYFLLRQLSFLDVGISTTVLPQLLVILASGRVVVSYEQCAAQFFIFTFFASADCCLLALMAYDRYVAVCQPLLYVTIMTPKKRLKLLTGAYLGGLANAVLRTGCTFSLSFCGDNQMDFVFCDLPPLLKLSCEDTFLQELLILIFACFVIFVSLTMILVSYLFIIRAILKIRSAGGRAKTFSTCASHMSAVGLFFGTLAFMYVRNKSEKTIEEGKVVSVFYTTVIPMLNPLIYSLRNKEVKEALKKTLSRLKLS